From Drosophila santomea strain STO CAGO 1482 chromosome 2R, Prin_Dsan_1.1, whole genome shotgun sequence:
tatgaaaatgaatataaatagAGATAGGTTCAATTTATAATCCATGGAGATAATAATGCACgtttgttatatatttttaaagagaATGTACCAGGTCAGCGACTACTTACATCTTGTGCGTACTTCTTGGGCGGCTTGACCTTCTGGATGTAGCTGGTGACCACAGGACCGGAGGTGGGAGAGGCGGGCACAGGATCAGCAGGATATGCAGGCTGCACTGTGTGCTGCGAGGAGGAAATCAGAGTGCGACGAGGACTGTGGGCCTCGGCTCCAATGTAGCCGGTTTCCCCAGCGCTGCCGCCCAGAAGGGCACTGGCACCCACCGAAGGATTGGCCTGGGCGGCGGCGTAGCCCACGCCGGCTGCACGTCCTGCGGGTGAGAAGAGGAAAGGAGCGGGTTATCCGGCATGTAAATCGAATCAATTAGGAGTGGAACCCACCATCCAGATTGCCGCCCAGACCGGCGGCTGCCCGGGAGCCCCACGGAGTTCCGGCCGAGGCGCTGAGTCCGCCGTGGGCAGAGTTGCCGGTGAGGAGTCCGCCGAGTCCTGCATCTGCGTGATATCCTGCGAAATTCACGCCCACCTTGCCATCGCGCAGCGTTATCAGCTGCGGGGTTGAAAATGTGAGAGCTTTAGCACAAAAGTTCTGGCCACgttgcgtatacttaatgctATTCAAAGTTGGCCACGACCTTTGCGTTTCGCCCCCCGGGCAACTTTTCAGGCCCAAGATGTTTTGTCCGCTCTTTTC
This genomic window contains:
- the LOC120445839 gene encoding uncharacterized protein LOC120445839 isoform X2, whose amino-acid sequence is MFVLLGALCLLQTASLVPAQLITLRDGKVGVNFAGYHADAGLGGLLTGNSAHGGLSASAGTPWGSRAAAGLGGNLDGRAAGVGYAAAQANPSVGASALLGGSAGETGYIGAEAHSPRRTLISSSQHTVQPAYPADPVPASPTSGPVVTSYIQKVKPPKKYAQDARSDAKVVQAHKYKAVQRPLAVNNRFLAPQAQGPVGLALDIPIGILRSLQQSLGALTGGAAHQQPAAAVAVAGAQANDHIH
- the LOC120445839 gene encoding PE-PGRS family protein PE_PGRS26 isoform X3; protein product: MFVLLGALCLLQTASLVPAQLITLRDGKVGVNFAGYHADAGLGGLLTGNSAHGGLSASAGTPWGSRAAAGLGGNLDGRAAGVGYAAAQANPSVGASALLGGSAGETGYIGAEAHSPRRTLISSSQHTVQPAYPADPVPASPTSGPVVTSYIQKVKPPKKYAQDYRA